CATCGTCGTGATGAGCGGCGGGCGCATCACCGGCACGCTGGCGCGGGACCAGACCGACGAGCGGCAGCTCGGCTGCCTGATGGGACAGGCGGCATGAGGGACGTCCCGGCGGCCCTGCCGCGCTGGATCGACGTGGCACTGCTGCCGGTGCTCAACGTCGCGCTCGCGCTCAGCGCCGCGGGACTCGTCGTCTGGGCCATCGGCCAGAACCCCCTCGCCGCCGTGCGGCTGCTGGTCGACGGCGCCTTCGGCAGCGCGCTGGCGTGGAGCTACACGCTCTACTACACGACCAATTTCATCCTCACCGGACTTGCCGTGGCCGTGGCGTTCCACTGCGGTCACTTCAACATCGGCGCCGAAGGCCAGGCGACGCTCGGCGGCCTGGGCGTCGGACTGCTGATGCTGACGCTGGACCGCTGGCTGCCGGCGGCGCTGCTGCTGCCGCTGGCGCTGCTGGCCGGCATGGCCGCCGGCGTCGCGTGGGCCTTCGTGCCGGCGTGGCTGCAGGCCTACCGCGGCAGCCACATCGTCATCACGACGATCATGTTCAACTTCCTCGCCTCGACGCTGATGGTGTGGCTGATCGTCAACGTGCTGAAGGTGCCCGGCAACCAGGCCGTCGAGTCGCGCGCGTTCGCCGCCGGCGCTGCGCTGCCCAATGCGAAGTCCATGCTCTCGCTCATCGGCGTGGAATGGCCCGATACGCCGCTCAACCTCGCGTTCGCGCTCGCACTGCTGTCCTGTCTGGCAGTGTGGCTGCTCCTGTGGCACTCGCGGCTGGGCCACGCGCTGCGCGTGGTCGGGCAGTCGAGCGATGCCGCGCGCTATGCCGGCATCTCGCCGCCGCGCATGACGCTCGTCGCGCTGTCGATCTCGGGTGCGCTCGCAGCGCTGGTCGGCGCCAACGAGATCGCCGGCGTTCACCACAAGCTCCTGCTCGATTTCGTCGCCGGTGCAGGCTTCACCGGCATCGCGGTGGCATTGATGGGCCGCAACCATCCGTTCGGCATCGCGCTGGCGGCGCTGCTGTTCGGCGCGCTGGCGCAAGGCGGCTCCGAGCTGGTGTTCGAGATGCCGGCCTTCACCCGCGACATGTCGGTCGCGGTGCAGGGCTTCGTGGTGCTGTTCTGCGGCGCCCTGTCGCAGATGCTGCGTGCGCCGGTGGCACGTGCCCATGCGCGGCTCTCGGGCCGGCCCCGGCGTCGACATGGATGAGCTGATCGTCGTCGTCGCCTCGGTGCTGGGTGCCACGCTGCGCATCGCCGTGCCGCTGGTGCTGTGCGCGCTGGCCGGCGTGTTCAGCGAGCGGGCCGGCGTCATCGACATCGGGCTCGAAGGCAAGATGCTCGCTGCCGCCTTCGCGGCCGCATGCCTGGGCGCCATCGGATGGCCGGCGATGGCGGCGCTGGCCGGTGCGGTGCTCGTGGCGATGTCGCTTGGGCTGGTGCACGCCTGGGCCTGCATCACGCACCGCGGCGACCAGATCGTGTCCGGCGTCGCGCTCAACGTGATTGCCGCCGGCCTCACGGCGGTGCTCGGGCTGGTGTGGTTCAGCCAGGGCGGCCGCACGCCTGACG
The Piscinibacter sp. XHJ-5 DNA segment above includes these coding regions:
- a CDS encoding ABC transporter permease, with protein sequence MRDVPAALPRWIDVALLPVLNVALALSAAGLVVWAIGQNPLAAVRLLVDGAFGSALAWSYTLYYTTNFILTGLAVAVAFHCGHFNIGAEGQATLGGLGVGLLMLTLDRWLPAALLLPLALLAGMAAGVAWAFVPAWLQAYRGSHIVITTIMFNFLASTLMVWLIVNVLKVPGNQAVESRAFAAGAALPNAKSMLSLIGVEWPDTPLNLAFALALLSCLAVWLLLWHSRLGHALRVVGQSSDAARYAGISPPRMTLVALSISGALAALVGANEIAGVHHKLLLDFVAGAGFTGIAVALMGRNHPFGIALAALLFGALAQGGSELVFEMPAFTRDMSVAVQGFVVLFCGALSQMLRAPVARAHARLSGRPRRRHG